One segment of Triticum aestivum cultivar Chinese Spring chromosome 2A, IWGSC CS RefSeq v2.1, whole genome shotgun sequence DNA contains the following:
- the LOC123185399 gene encoding uncharacterized protein, with translation MLSHEQNQLHLSLPNYRAGRRRLDLPLPAISGDTADTHRIPSTPSTISPHLFDPPPPKSSPPSNPSAACLGSGGFATARGGNDIYLPMPSTSAATRTRRATTAVGRERLHWRSFGNMPLSVFDSFIYCYHSR, from the exons ATGCTCAGCCACGAACAGAACcaactccatctctctctccctaACTACAGAGCAGGCCGCCGCCGGCTCGATCTGCCACTTCCGGCCATCTCCGGTGACACCGCGGACACCCACAGAATCCCCTCGACTCCCTCTACCATATCCCCCCATTTATTTGATCCACCGCCGCCTAAATCGTCGCCACCATCTAACCCCAGCGCCGCCTGCCTCGGGTCCGGTGGGTTCGCCACCGCCCGCGGCGGCAACGACATCTACCTGCCTATGCCCTCCACCAGTGCAGCCACACGCACGAGGCGTGCAACCACGGCCGTCGGGCGCGAGCGGCTTCACTGGCGCAGCTTCGGCAACATGCCGCTATCGGTGTTTGACTCCTTCATCTACTGCTACCACt CAAGGTAA